One region of Lactobacillus johnsonii genomic DNA includes:
- the recR gene encoding recombination mediator RecR, protein MQYPLPIARLIDNYMKLPGIGEKTATRLAFYTMDMPEDDVEDFSKSLMQVKENLHSCSICGNITESDPCEICRDQNRDRSTIMVVEQPKDVMAFEEMGEYNGLYHVLHGVLSPMDGVGPEEINIKSLITRLQKQDEVKEVILALNSSPEGEATAMYLAKLIKPAGLKVTRLAAGLAVGSDIEYANSITLKRAVQGRTDL, encoded by the coding sequence ATGCAATATCCATTACCAATTGCCCGTTTAATTGATAATTACATGAAGCTGCCTGGTATTGGTGAAAAAACAGCAACACGTTTAGCCTTTTACACAATGGACATGCCGGAAGATGACGTGGAAGACTTTTCTAAGTCATTAATGCAGGTAAAAGAAAATCTTCATTCTTGTTCTATTTGTGGGAATATTACTGAAAGTGATCCATGCGAGATTTGCCGCGATCAAAACCGTGACCGTTCAACGATAATGGTAGTTGAGCAGCCAAAAGATGTCATGGCTTTTGAGGAAATGGGCGAATATAATGGCTTGTACCATGTCTTACATGGAGTCTTGTCCCCAATGGATGGAGTAGGCCCAGAAGAAATTAACATTAAAAGTTTAATTACCAGACTTCAAAAACAAGATGAAGTTAAAGAAGTTATTCTTGCCCTAAACTCCAGCCCAGAAGGTGAAGCAACTGCTATGTATCTAGCTAAGCTGATTAAGCCAGCTGGCTTAAAGGTAACGCGTCTTGCTGCTGGTTTAGCCGTAGGTAGCGATATTGAATACGCCAACTCAATTACTTTGAAGCGCGCTGTTCAAGGGAGAACAGATCTATGA
- a CDS encoding DNA polymerase III subunit — MIDLKNIGQKQADLLRDAYLNKKVAHSYLFVDPMQKKGINTAYWLACLFNCLGEDKPDGTCNNCQRILDGNHPDVFLVKLEGKQSLSIDQIRPLKEELAKSPVEGNRRFFIIENAEKLTLAASNALLNLLEEPVAPVVTILITNNENQILPTVKSRTQILNFSDEKIDSKRAQLLEYGLTDEEIDDLGDTSKLEEESKYLFQELLEHNDLALVRVNQISSLATKPASQKFVFYQLKTLAMKSLEAGKKLRESASLLELLMTCDKMRASNVSFHNTLDYLVLSFER, encoded by the coding sequence ATGATTGATTTAAAAAATATCGGCCAAAAGCAGGCTGATCTTTTAAGGGATGCATATTTAAATAAAAAAGTTGCCCATAGTTACTTGTTTGTCGATCCCATGCAAAAGAAGGGAATAAATACAGCTTACTGGCTGGCCTGTCTCTTTAATTGCTTGGGAGAAGATAAGCCAGACGGAACTTGTAACAATTGTCAGAGAATCTTAGATGGAAATCATCCAGATGTCTTCTTAGTAAAACTAGAAGGTAAGCAGAGTCTCTCAATTGATCAGATTCGTCCCTTAAAAGAAGAGCTTGCTAAAAGCCCTGTTGAAGGAAATCGCCGCTTTTTTATAATTGAAAATGCGGAAAAATTAACTTTAGCTGCAAGCAACGCCTTGCTTAATTTATTAGAAGAACCAGTAGCGCCAGTCGTTACCATTCTGATCACCAATAATGAAAATCAAATTTTACCAACGGTTAAATCTAGAACTCAGATTCTTAATTTCTCTGATGAAAAGATTGATAGTAAAAGAGCTCAATTACTTGAATATGGCTTAACAGATGAAGAAATTGATGATCTAGGCGACACAAGTAAGCTTGAAGAAGAGAGTAAATACCTGTTTCAGGAGCTGTTAGAACATAATGATTTGGCCTTGGTGCGTGTGAATCAGATTAGTAGTCTTGCTACTAAACCTGCGAGTCAAAAGTTTGTTTTTTATCAGCTTAAGACTTTGGCCATGAAGAGCTTAGAAGCGGGTAAAAAGTTAAGGGAGAGTGCATCTTTATTAGAGTTATTAATGACTTGCGATAAGATGCGAGCTAGTAATGTTAGTTTCCACAATACATTAGATTATTTAGTATTGAGTTTTGAACGGTAG
- a CDS encoding YbaB/EbfC family nucleoid-associated protein, translating to MGKRPNFGGMGMGNMQGLIKQAKKMQQQMEAEQANLATQEFVGKSADDMVVATFSGDRKLKDLKINKEAIDPDDPDMLQDLVIDAVNKGIKAVDDATQASMGKYTKGLM from the coding sequence ATGGGTAAGAGACCTAATTTTGGTGGTATGGGCATGGGTAACATGCAAGGTTTAATTAAGCAAGCTAAGAAGATGCAACAACAAATGGAAGCTGAACAAGCAAATTTAGCTACTCAAGAATTTGTTGGTAAGTCTGCAGATGACATGGTAGTTGCTACTTTTAGCGGCGACCGTAAACTAAAAGACTTGAAGATTAATAAGGAAGCAATCGATCCAGATGATCCAGATATGCTTCAAGATCTTGTTATCGATGCTGTAAACAAGGGAATCAAGGCAGTAGATGATGCTACTCAAGCATCAATGGGCAAATACACTAAAGGTTTGATGTAA
- the yabA gene encoding DNA replication initiation control protein YabA, with the protein MDPFSQLSQLQHNLQAMTKTVAGLENDMLEVLKENTELKVENQLLREKISKLDANKEPAENKSQAGLKSLRNIYDSGYHICNMYYGSHRESGEDCMFCLDILDNFVNHGQKSRG; encoded by the coding sequence GTGGATCCATTTTCACAATTGTCACAATTACAGCACAATCTTCAGGCAATGACAAAAACTGTTGCCGGTCTGGAAAATGACATGCTTGAAGTATTGAAAGAAAATACAGAATTAAAAGTTGAAAACCAACTATTAAGAGAAAAGATTAGTAAGCTAGATGCAAATAAAGAACCAGCTGAAAATAAGTCGCAAGCTGGTTTGAAGTCATTGAGAAATATTTACGATTCTGGTTACCATATCTGCAATATGTACTATGGTTCTCACCGTGAATCAGGTGAAGATTGCATGTTTTGCTTAGATATTTTAGATAATTTTGTAAATCACGGACAAAAGAGTAGGGGATAA
- a CDS encoding YaaL family protein, whose translation MIGKRNKVKKAGDERLLRIVAQLQRQLAEQKVFDQTTIDYSFDNRVLNKILHAKFIFLYEEARRRNTKSSSSSSVITR comes from the coding sequence ATGATTGGAAAAAGGAACAAAGTTAAAAAAGCAGGCGACGAACGATTACTAAGAATTGTTGCTCAACTGCAAAGACAACTTGCTGAACAAAAAGTTTTCGATCAAACGACAATTGATTATTCATTTGATAATCGAGTTTTAAATAAAATTCTCCATGCAAAATTTATTTTTTTGTATGAAGAAGCAAGAAGAAGAAACACTAAATCTAGTAGCTCATCAAGCGTTATTACTAGATAA
- the tmk gene encoding dTMP kinase gives MRGYLITFEGPDGAGKTTVINEIIKQLPQSLQERTLVTREPGGSKISENIRTIILDPENKEMDDRTEALLYAAQRSQHVSEVIRPALAAGKVVLSDRFIDSSLAYQGVGRNLGIEEVKQINNFGTGGLEPDLTIFLDLDPAVGLARIEKERAGQEDRLEQEKIDFHNKVYAGYRELLERYPDRIKKVDANLPIKDVAANSVKIIRKQLPDIFM, from the coding sequence ATGAGAGGATATTTAATTACATTTGAAGGCCCAGATGGGGCAGGAAAAACTACAGTTATTAACGAAATAATTAAGCAATTACCGCAAAGTTTACAAGAACGGACTCTTGTCACGCGTGAGCCAGGTGGATCTAAGATTTCAGAAAATATCAGAACAATTATTTTAGACCCAGAAAATAAAGAAATGGATGATCGAACTGAAGCTTTGCTATATGCAGCACAAAGAAGTCAGCACGTAAGTGAAGTGATTCGTCCAGCCTTAGCAGCTGGTAAAGTAGTATTATCCGATCGATTCATTGATAGTTCACTAGCTTATCAAGGTGTAGGTAGAAATCTAGGCATTGAAGAAGTAAAGCAAATTAATAATTTTGGAACTGGCGGACTTGAGCCTGATTTAACCATCTTCTTAGACCTAGATCCAGCTGTGGGTTTAGCTAGAATTGAAAAAGAGCGGGCTGGTCAAGAAGATCGACTTGAACAAGAAAAAATTGACTTCCATAATAAGGTCTATGCTGGCTATCGTGAATTACTTGAACGCTATCCTGATCGAATTAAAAAGGTAGATGCTAATTTGCCGATCAAGGATGTTGCAGCTAATAGTGTTAAAATAATAAGAAAACAATTACCTGATATTTTTATGTAA